A stretch of Crossiella cryophila DNA encodes these proteins:
- a CDS encoding PH domain-containing protein, whose amino-acid sequence MTGEHGAARVWRVRWWVRLLTVLLPLALAPFLLVPSLMPNPDWQQHGMPAEEWVWVGVFYLLLGLAAWSAFRARLELADGRVRVVNPWGTREFAVAEVAEVREGSRGVEFVLTSGQVVAAFAVQCTAVHRGPEPRWVEVARAVSP is encoded by the coding sequence ATGACTGGGGAACATGGAGCCGCCAGGGTGTGGCGGGTGCGCTGGTGGGTCCGCCTGCTGACGGTGCTGCTGCCACTGGCGCTGGCGCCGTTCCTGCTGGTGCCCTCGCTGATGCCCAATCCGGACTGGCAGCAGCACGGCATGCCGGCCGAGGAGTGGGTCTGGGTCGGGGTGTTCTACCTGCTCCTGGGGCTGGCGGCCTGGTCCGCCTTCCGCGCGCGCCTGGAACTGGCCGACGGGCGGGTGCGGGTGGTCAACCCCTGGGGTACGCGGGAGTTCGCGGTCGCCGAGGTGGCCGAGGTGCGGGAGGGCTCGCGCGGGGTGGAGTTCGTGCTGACCTCTGGCCAGGTGGTGGCCGCCTTCGCGGTGCAGTGCACTGCCGTCCACCGTGGCCCGGAACCACGGTGGGTCGAGGTGGCCCGAGCGGTCAGTCCTTGA
- a CDS encoding CHAT domain-containing protein, with protein sequence MTTVQVTYVDAGELYISWRWEHDPEHPRALILPRDRVGPPLAELAEALPTPRPGESAHQALTRALAHGALTDRDRERKLSWQLTGVLFPSQLGQELHRAHERGPLHVRIQPSPSTAQVPWESLRMEEEERFVHAAKVSILTPATVRNAVARRVSPGTGPVAAVVDPPTPLGRVLGQVPESLAALEVLDRDTLRPALAEAGRFLYVGHVTTTAHALDARLHLGQGPLTAADLLGWRIPNRTALIACESGGDHRYAEPSGLVAALVHGGAEYVTATRWVLPTDAGLTRLFPGFRTPEHGVLSEAVLAVHQAQEQPDPVAALNAWQRTQAEGWDSTGAPELTPLVWGAFGVAHAPAPPGA encoded by the coding sequence GTGACCACCGTCCAGGTGACCTACGTCGACGCGGGCGAGTTGTACATCAGCTGGCGCTGGGAACACGATCCGGAGCACCCCAGGGCGCTGATCCTGCCCAGGGACCGGGTCGGCCCGCCGCTGGCCGAACTGGCCGAGGCGCTGCCCACCCCGCGGCCCGGCGAGTCCGCGCACCAGGCCCTGACCAGGGCGCTGGCACACGGCGCGCTGACCGACCGGGACCGCGAGCGCAAGCTGTCCTGGCAGCTCACCGGCGTGCTCTTCCCGTCCCAGCTGGGCCAGGAGCTGCACCGGGCGCACGAGCGGGGTCCGCTGCACGTGCGCATCCAGCCGTCCCCGTCCACCGCCCAGGTGCCATGGGAGTCGCTGCGGATGGAGGAGGAGGAACGCTTCGTGCACGCCGCGAAGGTCTCCATCCTCACCCCGGCCACCGTGCGCAACGCGGTGGCCCGCCGGGTCTCCCCCGGCACCGGCCCGGTGGCCGCGGTGGTGGACCCGCCGACCCCGCTCGGCCGGGTACTCGGCCAGGTGCCGGAATCCCTTGCGGCACTGGAGGTCCTGGACCGGGACACGCTGCGCCCGGCACTGGCCGAGGCCGGCCGGTTCCTCTACGTCGGCCACGTCACCACCACCGCGCACGCCCTGGACGCCCGGCTGCACCTGGGCCAGGGCCCGCTCACCGCCGCCGACCTGCTCGGCTGGCGGATCCCCAACCGCACCGCGCTGATCGCCTGCGAGAGCGGCGGCGACCACCGCTACGCCGAACCCTCCGGCCTGGTCGCCGCGCTGGTGCACGGCGGCGCCGAGTACGTCACCGCCACCCGCTGGGTGCTGCCCACCGACGCGGGCCTGACCAGGCTGTTCCCCGGTTTCCGGACCCCGGAGCACGGCGTGCTGAGCGAGGCGGTGCTGGCCGTGCACCAGGCCCAGGAGCAGCCGGATCCGGTCGCCGCGCTCAACGCCTGGCAACGCACCCAGGCCGAGGGCTGGGACTCCACCGGCGCGCCGGAGCTGACCCCGCTGGTGTGGGGGGCCTTCGGCGTCGCACACGCGCCCGCGCCGCCGGGAGCGTAG
- a CDS encoding tetratricopeptide repeat protein: protein MTTPAGPHWQRWKRLHNKGALQASRGNLKAANRLVRKAYELTLAAPGDPEALARRAQTLINLANLTEGREAIELVNTAIGLTHECEALVGDEFGTVSLRATLFAVRAMTVLNTGEWREPLADLRRSLELEPANEVAQPVLGHLLSWLNQLATERRHYAEFAKAREILDAGLEAVAWFPLPQEQGMAVLLSTRAMVLAAAGDYAESATDAEAAMALAERVAPELIPNIHLALAEVADGTGDQATSGEHLHLARELFAAIGEAEGEAIALNSLGRLAHLNSRDDEALAHYTAAAKLGADPWHQVVSQFGRAAIAVIQSRPEEALRLLDEMPADSPRFRTAVLQVRGNAYETMAEFAKADECLDQARALCVDNGMWHMALTLDSWRSGALHRRAAYGVPPADLVAPALDLALPAALAAEAARRRFRAGPMRERWIAQAAAPATKAALVAIGATLDEQLVVAYLDHLAAAVSLPGQSAEPAEIDHSALLSLPTPEDLALVASGEGEPLPVPELLLPPRVRANTAVPSRLDPWLDLAEQRYGIQVRSAEVVRSW, encoded by the coding sequence GTGACCACCCCCGCGGGACCGCACTGGCAGCGCTGGAAACGGCTGCACAACAAGGGCGCGTTGCAGGCCAGCCGGGGCAACCTGAAGGCGGCCAATCGACTGGTGCGCAAGGCATATGAGCTGACCCTGGCCGCCCCCGGTGATCCGGAGGCGCTGGCCAGGCGGGCGCAGACGTTGATCAACCTCGCCAACCTCACCGAGGGCCGGGAGGCGATCGAGCTGGTCAACACCGCGATCGGGCTGACCCACGAGTGCGAGGCGCTGGTGGGTGATGAGTTCGGCACGGTGTCCTTGCGCGCCACCCTGTTCGCCGTGCGCGCGATGACCGTGCTGAACACCGGCGAGTGGCGGGAACCACTGGCCGACCTGCGGCGGTCGCTGGAACTGGAACCGGCCAACGAGGTCGCCCAGCCCGTGCTCGGCCACCTGCTGAGCTGGCTCAACCAGCTGGCCACCGAGCGCCGCCACTACGCCGAGTTCGCCAAGGCCAGGGAGATCCTGGACGCCGGGCTGGAGGCCGTCGCCTGGTTCCCGCTCCCGCAGGAACAGGGCATGGCCGTGCTGCTCAGCACCAGGGCCATGGTGCTGGCCGCCGCCGGTGACTACGCCGAGTCCGCCACCGACGCCGAGGCCGCCATGGCGCTGGCCGAACGGGTCGCGCCGGAACTCATCCCGAACATCCACCTGGCCCTGGCCGAGGTCGCCGACGGCACCGGGGACCAGGCCACCTCCGGCGAGCACCTGCACCTGGCGCGGGAGTTGTTCGCCGCCATCGGCGAGGCCGAGGGCGAGGCGATCGCGTTGAACAGCCTCGGCAGGCTCGCCCACCTCAACAGCCGGGACGACGAGGCGCTGGCGCACTACACCGCGGCGGCGAAGCTGGGCGCCGATCCCTGGCACCAGGTGGTCAGCCAGTTCGGCCGCGCGGCCATCGCGGTCATCCAGTCCCGGCCGGAAGAGGCATTGCGGCTGCTGGACGAGATGCCCGCGGACTCGCCCCGGTTCCGGACCGCGGTACTGCAGGTGCGCGGCAACGCCTACGAGACGATGGCCGAGTTCGCCAAGGCCGACGAATGCCTGGACCAGGCCAGGGCGCTGTGCGTGGACAACGGCATGTGGCATATGGCGCTGACCCTGGACTCCTGGCGTTCGGGCGCCCTGCACCGCCGGGCCGCCTACGGCGTGCCACCAGCCGATCTGGTCGCCCCCGCGCTGGACCTGGCGCTGCCCGCCGCACTGGCCGCCGAGGCCGCGCGCCGGCGTTTCCGGGCCGGTCCGATGCGGGAGCGCTGGATCGCCCAGGCCGCGGCCCCCGCCACCAAGGCCGCCCTGGTCGCCATCGGCGCCACCCTGGACGAGCAGCTGGTGGTGGCCTACCTGGACCATCTGGCGGCCGCGGTGTCGCTGCCCGGCCAGTCCGCCGAACCCGCGGAGATCGACCACTCCGCGCTGCTGTCCCTGCCCACGCCGGAGGATCTGGCCCTGGTCGCCTCGGGCGAGGGTGAGCCGCTGCCGGTGCCGGAACTGCTGCTGCCGCCCAGGGTCCGGGCGAACACCGCGGTGCCCTCGCGGCTGGATCCGTGGCTGGACCTGGCCGAGCAGCGCTACGGCATCCAGGTGCGCTCGGCGGAGGTGGTGCGCTCGTGGTGA